A part of Rhipicephalus microplus isolate Deutch F79 chromosome 8, USDA_Rmic, whole genome shotgun sequence genomic DNA contains:
- the LOC119164580 gene encoding E3 ubiquitin-protein ligase Mdm2 — MSRVSFDQLFIPKDGLMECLKTVGAVPGPLSLAQVMDHMKQYIMERQLIDAKLPPAIVCGQDPLGKVLGVERFLVSEAIGLLVKQMSAVPPQHVVTQGTLKRELQSGANGTSDTQALKRARVEADSTRDASASGALSTPVHLHIPPSPGYDSGPETEYSYQGHETEFVKDTSDDLWFLEESSSDCMSSDSEATQRRLLRVAALAAELLQREEEGRDSDDCPFEVEYEIEEESDRDGDTKAGSISSDSDIEEVGQAEILICVNDDDAQFWADSSDSYSSDSEIGDADLWQCRLCGMECEPHGMSHVQRYCTTCWKERFGWLPDREERHPPQKKRRRVQRRNSHGTRNRRASNATGINGVNSSDRLQLNSAGEESPAGSCGDSANSPSEVCSLNIDGSQESLSGGSGPMRLSPTDDCEDGSSFGMATTCESQEQPNNWSQPGCSSDKRDGDTVAFHIAAELCTICNARPKCGILVHGRTSHRLSCYKCALQLQRLKQPCPVCRRRIQRVVRNFDA, encoded by the exons GTAATGGACCACATGAAACAGTATATCATGGAGCGGCAGCTCATTGACGCCAAGTTGCCCCCCGCGATCGTCTGTGGCCAGGATCCACTAGGCAAGGTGCTTGGTGTGGAACGTTTTCTAGTCAGCGAAGCCAT cgGTCTTCTAGTCAAACAAATGAGTGCTGTACCACCGCAGCATGTAGTAACACAAG GAACGTTAAAGCGGGAACTCCAGTCCGGCGCCAACGGCACGAGCGACACGCAGGCTCTCAAGCGTGCGCGCGTGGAAGCGGATTCCACAAGGGACGCGAGTGCTTCGGGTGCGTTGTCGACCCCGGTGCACCTTCACATACCACCGTCTCCGGGCTACGACAGTGGCCCAGAGACGGAGTACAGTTAtcag GGCCACGAGACGGAGTTTGTCAAGGACACGAGCGACGATCTCTGGTTCCTCGAGGAGTCCTCGTCAGACTGCATGTCGTCCGACAGCGAGGCTACGCAGCGCCGGCTCTTGCGGGTGGCCGCCCTCGCAGCCGAGCTACTGCAGCGGGAGGAGGAAGGACGCGACAGCGACGACTGCCCGTTTGAGGTTGAGTACGAGATTGAGGAGGAGTCGGATCGCGACGGGGACACAAAGGCCGGCAGCATCTCTTCTGACAGTGACATTGAG GAGGTGGGCCAGGCTGAGATCCTCATTTGCGTCAACGATGACGACGCGCAGTTCTGGGCTGACTCGTCGGACAGCTACTCTTCCGACTCTGAGATCGGAGATGCA GACCTGTGGCAGTGCCGATTGTGTGGTATGGAGTGCGAGCCCCACGGCATGTCGCATGTTCAACGGTACTGCACCACCTGCTGGAAAGAGCGGTTCGGATGGTTGCCAGACCGGGAGGAGCGACACCCGCCGCAGAAGAAACGTCGCAGGGTGCAGCGTCGCAACAGCCACGGAACGAGGAATCGTCGGGCATCAAATGCAACGGGCATCAACGGCGTTAACTCCTCGGACCGGCTCCAGCTGAACAGTGCCGGCGAAGAAAGCCCAGCTGGGTCGTGTGGTGACAGTGCAAACTCGCCCTCGGAAGTGTGTAGTTTG AACATCGATGGTTCTCAAGAGAGCCTCAGTGGTGGGAGCGGGCCGATGAGGTTGTCG CCCACTGATGACTGTGAAGATGGAAGCAGCTTTGGCATGGCGACAACCTGTGAAAGCCAGGAACAGCCAAATAACTGGTCGCAGCCCGGTTGTAGCTCGGACAAGCGGGACGGTGACACGGTAGCATTCCACATTGCAGCCGAGCTGTGCACCATCTGCAATGCCCGCCCCAAGTGTGGCATTCTGGTGCATGGCCGGACTAGTCACCGCCTCAGTTGTTACAAGTGTGCGTTGCAGCTGCAGAGGCTTAAGCAGCCGTGCCCCGTGTGCCGGCGCCGGATCCAGCGTGTCGTGCGCAACTTCGACGCCTGA